The sequence ttacaacgCAGTATCACAAATTTGAACTTCTATTTTGCTTTGACAGATCAGATGATCCAGCAGTGAAGGTAGTGGAGAGCTTAGTCAAGAAATATCCCTCAGTTGATTCAACTATGTTTTTTGGTTAGTTCTATCCGAAAgaacgaaattttcaacaaataattCCAGGTGGCGAAAAAATTGGCCTGAACCCAAAAATCAACAACATGATGCCAGCTTATAGAATAGCCAAGTACCAACTTATAATGATTAGTGATAGTGGAATATTTATGAAATCTGACGCAGTTTTGGATATGGCAAGTACAATGATGAGCCATGAGACAATGGCGTTAGTGACGCAAACTCCGTATTGCAAGGACAGAAAAGGGTTTGCTTCGGTTTTTGAGCAAGTGAGTTGTATTGAATGgtcaaaacaaacaaaaactcTAGCAAGTCAAAAAATTGCGCGCcaatccaaattttgaagcGTCTTACGCTAATTTTTATCGTTGTTAACGTACTTGCCTGTTTTAATATCGCCTTGAGTATTTCAGTATGGGCTACACTTGTTAGTAATCTCCCCACATCGACTACTTCTTCTTTAACATTGATACATATAGACTAAATAGTTTTAGATATATTTCGGAACCTCTCATGCCAGAATTTATCTAGCCGGAAACTGCCTCCAATTCAACTGCCCAACCGGAATGTCATCGATGATGAAAAAGGAAGCATTGGATGAATGTGGCGGCTTTGCTGCGTTCAGTGGATATCTTGCCGAGGATTACTTCTTCGGGAAGAAACTGGCGTCTCGAGGATACAAATCAGGAATTTCTACACATCCAGCGCTACAAAATTCTGCTGCGGTAACCATGACGTCATTCACGGATAGAGTCTGTCGATGGGTGAAGCTTAGAATGGCAATGATGcctcaaattatttttgtggaGCCGCTGCAAGTGAGTCTTCATAGTAAAAAGTATTATATTGGGGGAGGTGGAGAATAAGCTCCAGGAATCTTTGTTATCATTACGCTATTTTATGTGAcaatagattaaaaaaattttcataccaTCAAGGCCTTAACTCGGAGCCATTTTTTGAGGCATCTGTCCGATCGCGCTTCTTTTCCGCTGAGTTGAATAAATTGgttttgtttaatttaaaatgaagtatgtggatttattgaaaacttaaaaaaaaccagactagtttaaaaacaacattttattgatcgttaaaaaaatattaaattgtttttatttataataaattcaaatttcggaatgtcaaaaaaaagttccttaCTATTACTATGACTCCTATCTATGACTCCTATCCTTACTATGACTGTTTTGCATTATTTCTGCATGCAAAATCATATATTCAtatatgaacattttttaacaaccaacaaacaacttttaaaattttcaccttttttaaGCTTCTGTCAAATGAAAGCACATAAATGATACTATAGATTCCTACAATTTGAGAACAATCTACctggtgaaaaaaattatgaattttggcCCGGAACATATTAACCCTAATTGTTCTTGCAGCCgcaaatttgagaaaagaagTGTTCAAGTGAAAATATAACAGTTCAACAAATTTCAGGATTGCTTCCCTTCTGCACTCATAATTTCCTTCAGTCTCAACTACATTGCTAATATTGATATGCTTACAACAATCATGCTTCACGTAGTGTTTTGGATTACTATGGATTGTATGGTCATGTGCAAAATGCAGgtatgaaaatgtttattgaaaaaattattcacaaCTGCAGTTGAATGTGATTCACCGGTAAAAGTATACATTTGTTGACAAGATAGAGATTTTTCCGTTACACTTTTCAATATGTGTGgaaaagtgtatttttgaaCTACAGCCATAAGATGCGTGGGCGGTTGCAAATGTTCAATTTGAGGGTAGAAGTGACATACACAGGTAATGCGGGAACAGTCcaatggcggctcaaaaaccGCGGACAGCTGTTTCGCTAAACGGCATATGAGTTACTTTTGTGTTGAGCttgtttttgttattgtttTACTCTGTTCTTAGCCTGAGAGTATTTTAAGAACTAACAATGACAAAAACTGTGTTCCAAACAAATAGGTCGTGAGCCGGCCGAAAAACAGTATTtgaaagccaattttttgtcttgaaatttggtatttggttgacttttttctcaaaccaTTTGACAAAACAAGAACATTGAAACTATTCTATTTGTGTATTTTCGTTTTGTagttactttattttttaattgtttggttttttttcagccaataaAAAAACGGttatagtttttcaaagaaagcCATACAACAGTTCAaagtgaatttcaatttcaagaaaatcaatcaataaaaaatataatgattttttaaatagaactgttctgtttaaaaactttcaatgtttttgggttaaacaattttctgaaaaaaactttcgagGTAATCCAAATATCAGACTTTGAGAAAAAGGTGGAAACACTTGAAATCTACAGTAAATaacttgattttgaaaaactaaatgaaAGTAGTAAGTTTACATAAattctcataaaaattttctagaataaacaaaaactgaaaatgtctcattttttgtggtccactttttttggaatagcTCAATTGGGTTAagattcgtttttttttgctctaaacATACAAAACGTGATTGCGTTAGATATTAACGTCACATCGATAACAGCtattgttaaaaatcaataaaaaaaatctccagagtttttcgattttttcagaacaaattaGCAAAAAAGCTGGCCGAAATAGTTGAAACTCATagactatatatatatactacTGACTGTATATACTGACTGCCTACTATAagtcttcaaaataaaattttggaaaaaaaacataaattgacGATATACTTCAAAACTTATTTGCCGACCTAATAACACGTAACACTGCCGAACAACCGCCATTGGACCGCATCGGGCTGTCGTCGGCTGAAAATAGCCCCCACCGGAGGCTcggtttttgaagtttagtTGGGCGCCAGATAGCCGCATCCGGCCCGCCGTTTGACCATTCCCGCTTTACATGTGTTCCTTTgtgattaaaatatattattttttgtagtttcagtgttttctcaataaaaaaaaacggtatttCATTTCAGAACAAGAAAATGAGCTTCTCCcctttgaaatttctgttGATTTGGTTGCTCCGCGAGCTATTTGCTCCATTGGTATTCATCAAAGCCGCACTTGATCCATCGATCCGTTGGAGGGACAACGTTTTTCACCTGGCTTGGGGTGGGAAAATTCGCAGTCAAACTTCAATTTAGATCACGCCCAAACATTtgctcgattttttaaatgaaatactATGTAACACTTTGTCTGTAACATTTTGCCTTTTTTACACGTTCCACAAGTTCTCTTGCACTTTCCCTAAATCTCCACAGTCATTATATCACTACTTTTGTTCCTGCATCATGCGACTTGGCGGCGGGCCGCTTCTTTTATCagtattttgagttttaaactTCTAGGGACTTTTGAAccatttgaaaacttgatacTTCTGTCTTATAGCCACgcaagtttttgaataatgatTTAGTTTTGTTCGTCtatatttccaataaaaatttcaatttttcaggcctTTTCCTGAATCaagaatgtttaaaaatttgagttggaatttattttctttatttttctactGTGAAAGTTTTCAAGGCGTTGCCGGTAAAACAATCAAAATCTGAAGTTTCAAAGACATTCAAATATAACAATTTCACGTCAGAAATAGAAAGCAAAACCTAGTTGttgggaaaaaagaagaaacaaaaaaagtttatatttgGAAAACTTCCGTACTTATAATACACAAAAACCGTCTCAAAATATTCAAGgtattttttataatcttAAAAGTATTTGAGAGGGCTGATTTTGTTGTTGGAATGTTCTAggaaatattcagaattttttttgaaacgctT comes from Caenorhabditis elegans chromosome X and encodes:
- the cgt-2 gene encoding Ceramide glucosyltransferase 2 (Confirmed by transcript evidence) produces the protein MGDKITGLEVEIIPEISEVQPESLQEQNASSLYYPLFSQYIPLLLTGTKKILEDIDYCTCFAVFGVVFVSALYFLHIVGLCYGKYRLHRPTKPNPSLPGVSIIKPIIGADANLYTNLETFFTTQYHKFELLFCFDRSDDPAVKVVESLVKKYPSVDSTMFFGGEKIGLNPKINNMMPAYRIAKYQLIMISDSGIFMKSDAVLDMASTMMSHETMALVTQTPYCKDRKGFASVFEQIYFGTSHARIYLAGNCLQFNCPTGMSSMMKKEALDECGGFAAFSGYLAEDYFFGKKLASRGYKSGISTHPALQNSAAVTMTSFTDRVCRWVKLRMAMMPQIIFVEPLQDCFPSALIISFSLNYIANIDMLTTIMLHVVFWITMDCMVMCKMQNKKMSFSPLKFLLIWLLRELFAPLVFIKAALDPSIRWRDNVFHLAWGGKIRSQTSI